One Pseudorasbora parva isolate DD20220531a chromosome 4, ASM2467924v1, whole genome shotgun sequence genomic region harbors:
- the LOC137072830 gene encoding zona pellucida sperm-binding protein 3-like, whose product MELLKGVLLVVVIAAFDLPDAWGSLMHSQSPRSMGPKSDPASRSPARSPPGLWTTLPVAPLFKGPASRGLAQEPFGLQEKQVLQGPVKPLDWRYPVVPEVKSELAVDFQLKRPVTPSSVAVQCGENRVLVEVQQDFFGNGQLIQPTGLSLGGCPVVGQDSASRVLIFEYELQDCNSVQMITEDELVYTFSLTYTPEALVGTPIIRTESAVVGVQCHYQRLQNVSSNALRPTWIPYASAEVGEEVLMFSLKLMMDDWTYQRPSHTYFLGGVINIEASVKQYNHVPLRVFVDSCVATQGPDVNSLPRYSFIENYGCFVDAKATASSSHFMPRSQVDKIQFQLEAFMFQESNSPSIYITCVLKATIASAPSDALHKSCSFANGWVAADGNNQVCGCCDSTCGPDGGIASAAAPYRGVQWEGKATLGPVMVQGQKKAPQ is encoded by the exons CTGATGCATGGGGAAGTTTGATGCACAGTCAAAGTCCAAGAAGCATGGGGCCAAAATCAGATCCAGCTTCCAGAAGTCCTGCCCGTTCTCCTCCAGGGCTCTGGACCACTTTGCCAGTGGCTCCTCTGTTTAAGGGTCCTGCCTCCAGAGGCCTTGCACAGGAGCCGTTTGGCCTTCAGGAGAAGCAGGTGTTGCAGGGTCCAGTGAAGCCTTTGGATTGGAGGTATCCCGTTGTTCCTGAGGTGAAGAGCGAGTTAGCGGTGGACTTCCAGTTGAAGCGACCCGTGACTCCCAGCAGCGTAGCGGTTCAGTGCGGAGAGAACCGGGTGCTTGTAGAAGTCCAGCAGGACTTTTTTGGCAATGGTCAGTTGATCCAGCCAACTGGTCTGTCTTTAGGTGGCTGTCCTGTTGTTGGTCAGGACTCTGCGTCTAGGGTGCTCATCTTTGAGTATGAGTTACAGGACTGCAACAGCGTACAGATG ATAACTGAGGATGAGCTTGTCTACACCTTCTCTCTTACCTACACCCCTGAGGCTCTTGTAGGCACTCCTATTATCCGGACTGAAAGTGCAGTTGTTGGTGTTCAATGCCACTATCAAAG GCTTCAAAATGTAAGCAGTAATGCCTTGAGGCCAACATGGATCCCTTATGCCTCAGCGGAGGTTGGTGAAGAAGTCTTGATGTTCTCCCTGAAGCTCATGATGG ATGATTGGACCTACCAGAGGCCTTCACACACCTATTTTCTGGGTGGTGTTATTAACATTGAGGCATCTGTGAAGCAGTACAATCATGTGCCTCtgcgtgtgtttgtggacaGCTGTGTGGCCACTCAAGGGCCTGATGTGAACTCTCTTCCGAGATATTCCTTCATTGAGAATTATGG GTGCTTTGTGGATGCCAAGGCTACAGCTTCCAGCTCCCACTTCATGCCTCGGTCCCAGGTTGACAAGATCCAGTTCCAGCTGGAGGCATTCATGTTCCAGGAGAGCAACAGTCCTTCT ATCTACATAACATGTGTTCTGAAGGCAACTATTGCTTCTGCACCCAGTGACGCTCTGCACAAATCCTGTTCTTTTGCTAATGG GTGGGTTGCTGCTGATGGAAATAACCAAGTTTGTGGTTGCTGTGACTCAACATGTGGTCCTGATGGTGGAATTGCTTCTGCTGCTGCTCCATATAGAG GTGTTCAGTGGGAAGGCAAGGCCACACTTGGTCCTGTAATGGTTCAAGGGCAAAAGAAAGCTCCTCAATAA